The Plasmodium berghei ANKA genome assembly, chromosome: 8 genome has a segment encoding these proteins:
- a CDS encoding calcyclin-binding protein, putative translates to MDNDNIILEIFTNTDLEKLNDLKSSKTIITEQKIRYDWSQTNNFVFFTIYQKNVQKDNFLYYIKSDHIFLIIKISETEIYPLEKIFFSKIIPSKTAITITPMKIELSLEKNIKELKWDMLEKKTNADITEKDQNILNPFTGKSIQEWTKFAQSIGEDENNQSIDHFFRKIYKDGDDDLKRAMVKSFQTSNGTVLSTNWKDVQNKNYEQEKNNKLTK, encoded by the exons ATGG ATAATGATAACATTATTTTGGAAATTTTCACAAATACGGATTTGGAAAAACTTAATGATCTAAAATCATCCAAAACTATTATTACTGAACAAAAAATCAG ATATGATTGGTCgcaaacaaataatttcgttttttttaccatttatcaaaaaaatgtcCAAAAagacaattttttatattatattaaatcaGATCATATATTcctaataataaaaattagcg AAACTGAAATATATCCtcttgaaaaaatatttttttcaaaaatcaTTCCATCTAAAACAGCTATTACCATAACTCCA aTGAAAATTGAACTATCacttgaaaaaaatataaaag AACTAAAGTGGGATATgcttgaaaaaaaaacaaatgcTGATATAACAGAAAAAGaccaaaatattttgaatcCATTTACTGGTAAAAGTATACAAGAATGGACAAAATTTGCACAA TCCATAGGCgaagatgaaaataatcaaTCCATAgatcatttttttcgaaaaatttataaagaTGGTGATGATGATTTAAAACGCGCCATGGTTAAATCATTC CAAACCTCAAACGGAACCGTTTTATCAACAAATTGGAAAGATGtccaaaataaaaattatgaacaa gaaaaaaataacaaattaacaaaataa
- a CDS encoding importin alpha re-exporter, putative produces MEENVEKNLLVIFTQSISNNFEEIRSSEQKISAIYTDPNKENYIKILFKLIMYPYIEENEKKNIYDNYLNINVKTSILISIKNFIKKSIHSNLESLEISNDLCIIIKHLCIHLLLDINNNDIKQLNKYLFEILMHLFKYNISDEYDYIIFYLIILYINDGDFNYILNILNNDDKKNNMNAMKNIECIILYAQNKYILQNINQNNYNVEFNKIMENINNIKNIINNRNTTMNDDIVNSINNTKKIYKSNDKHNLFILDDYMLYNIPKDSTSLQTNITNCETNSEQFIINGLNFMGKGIIINDYNNNANIIDLVKFNNSNSIFKNMDVNKFKSKYIALKILRKIIKKYKDNGYVAKFDIKIILTHIEYPLTLYFIYLYNKFREYTNYINIKLNEQKNGYNTNIDQELNICFYTINDITMNIYIFLKFFYNINTIDLPEYYEDNFDIFFNIFYNLITYDIEVLKNYFLHLSITRNFKFGQNDSTKYITNIHNIDGKNYILNLNGSDLANKLTSNNYMDKLINYFEQNILKCKIIIIDIIKIISEKYQDESKEYILKLIYSLIDILYKEKDKSLLCHNYNCLSSTIKLIYHMHLEKSDLNPYKEIKFLEKVIERVLQHIRLKYSDIEEILEADLDYFRNDLNNFNAFSIKSTAIYFLKTLCSNYFDICFPILEYKILSKDSFLISDTKQNKQSQTFSQISESTTINDDIDSNNPFYEACNMEYKIQLITCLNQINLSTNFYEHNIKNDLKNFIISIYMKCPNFDSLFFNVNDNIFQNNQTSKIEQMSNINNNSNSGNVLNKLIWLKNEDIFNSKNTIYLLSILKFILNNRNICTKQDNIVDIFSFLYHLLYNERNMIHNYSCLCINRLLNCQINKELLDGIYQNLILNILNRLLFLLKYNVYNKILNEYILITILRIFMNYSEKLSNQYIILVLDLIDNTIKIIINDSHNPIFNHYLFELFTLIISLIYKQQNQTCINIVENAIISTFSKILELYIHDFIPYIFQILSIIINNTNQIKKVHLDILSNLYQIDLWKCTVGNPNGIICVLTSYFKKHNLFQDIIKNNMQQLFNIYHYCISNKKISIDSFQIILIIFTYLPIEYYQSFLKPLFVLLFTFLQQYKNDIIKIKVIHSLSVFILKTDVTHFLSIIDQVQNGLIFNVLKSLYMPIMDKLININEKIIIFIALTKIINNEQIKSNPLIVEILNLLDKNITKNELVMKKSKVQQNLSIEKDEVDKDFEVTYVKLQMINNENINETVLRDIDINTELKKNLYNPEFMQICSSNSFNNIIQLFNN; encoded by the exons ATGGAAGAAAATGTTGAAAAAAACCTTCTTGTAATATTTACACAAAGTATATCCAACAATTTTGAAGAAATAAGATCGAgtgaacaaaaaataagtgCAATATATACCGACccaaataaagaaaattatattaaaattctTTTTAAACTAATTATGTATCCATAtattgaagaaaatgaaaaaaagaatatatatgataactatttaaatataaatgttaaaacaagcatattaataagtataaaaaattttataaaaaaaagtatacaTAGTAATTTAGAAAGTTTAGAAATAAGTAATGatttatgtataattataaaacatttGTGTATACATCTATTGTTAGACATAAATAACAATGATATCAAACAgttgaataaatatttattcgaAATATTAATGCATTTGTTTAAGTACAATATATCAGACGAAtatgattatattattttttatctcattatattgtatataaatgatgGCGATTTtaactatatattaaatattcttaataatgatgataaaaaaaataatatgaatgctatgaaaaatatagaatgtattatattgtatgcgcaaaataaatatattttacaaaacataaatcagaataattataatgttgaatttaacaaaattatggaaaatataaataatattaaaaatattataaacaatCGAAATACTACAATGAATGATGATATAGTAAACTctattaataatacaaaaaaaatatataaatcaaaCGATAAAcacaatttatttattttagatgattatatgttatataatatacctAAAGACAGCACTTCTTtacaaacaaatataacaaattgTGAAACAAATTCTGaacaatttattataaacggtttaaattttatggggaaaggaataataattaatgattataataataatgcaaatattattgatttggtaaaatttaataattctaattcaattttcaaaaatatggatgttaataaatttaaaagtaaatatattgctttaaaaattttaagaaaaattataaaaaaatataaagacaATGGTTATGTAGCTAAATTTgatatcaaaattattttgacaCATATTGAATATCCATtaacattatattttatatatttgtataataaatttagagaatacacaaattatataaatataaaattaaatgaacaaaaaaatggatataaCACAAATATTGATCaagaattaaatatatgcttTTACACAATTAATGATATAactatgaatatatatatttttttaaaatttttttataatattaatactaTAGATTTACCTGAATATTATGAGgataattttgatatatttttcaacatattttataatttgataaCATATGATATAgaagttttaaaaaattattttttacatctATCTATAACCagaaattttaaatttggaCAAAATGATTCcactaaatatataacaaatattcataatattgatggaaaaaattatattctaAATTTAAATGGATCGGACCTTGCTAACAAACTAACAtctaataattatatggataaattaataaattattttgaacaaaatatattaaaatgtaaaataataataatagatattattaaaattatatctgAAAAATATCAAGATGAATCTAAAGAATATATtcttaaattaatttattcattaatagatatattatataaagaaaaagataaatCATTGTTATgtcataattataattgttTATCATCTactattaaattaatttatcatatgCATTTAGAAAAAAGTGATTTAAATCCATACaaagaaattaaatttttagaaaaagtTATAGAACGTGTACTTCAACATATAAGATTAAAATATAGTGATATTGAAGAAATTTTAGAAGCAGATTTAGATTATTTTCGaaatgatttaaataattttaatgcATTTTCCATAAAATCAACtgctatatattttctaaaaacattatgtagtaattattttgatatatgttttcctattttagaatataaaatattatcaaaagaTTCTTTTCTTATATCAGAtacaaaacaaaacaaacaaTCACAAACATTTTCCCAAATATCAGAATCAACAACTATTAATGATGATATAGATTCCAATAATCCATTTTATGAAGCATGTAATATggaatataaaatacaacTTATAACATGtttaaatcaaataaatctatctacaaatttttatgaacataatataaaaaatgatttaaaaaattttattatttctatatatatgaaatgtCCAAATTTTGATTCACTATTTTTCAATgttaatgataatatttttcaaaataatcaaaCAAGTAAAATAGAACAAATGtctaatattaataataattcaaattCAGGAAATGTATTAAATAAGCTAATTTggttaaaaaatgaagatatatttaattcaaaaaatacgatatatttattatctattcttaaatttatattaaataatagaaatatatgtacaaaACAGGATAATATTgtagatatattttcttttttatatcatttactTTATAATGAAAGAAATATGATACATAACTATTCTTGTTTATGTATAAATCGATTATTAAATtgtcaaataaataaagaattgTTAGATGGAATTTATCAAAAtcttattttaaatattttaaatagattattatttttactaaaatataatgtgtataataaaatattaaatgaatatatattaatcacaattttaagaatatttatgaattaTTCAGAAAAATTGTCAAatcaatatattattctaGTACTTGATCTTATTGACAatacaattaaaataattattaatgaTTCACATAATCCTATTTTTAATCATTATctatttgaattatttactttaataatttctttaatttataaacaaCAAAATCAAacatgtataaatatagttGAAAATGCTATTATTTCAACTTTTTCGAAAATTTTggaattatatattcatgaTTTTATtccttatatttttcagatattatctattattataaataatacaaatcaaattaaaaaagtacATTTAGATATCctttcaaatttatatcaaataGACTTGTGGAAATGTACTGTTGGAAATCCAAATGGAATTATATGTGTATTAACTAgctattttaaaaaacataatttatttcaagatattataaaaaataatatgcaacaattatttaatatatatcactATTGTATTTCTAACAAAAAGATATCAATCGATTCatttcaaattattttaattatttttacttacCTTCCGATTGAATATTACCAATCTTTTCTTAAGCCCCtctttgttttattatttacatttttacaacaatataaaaatgatataattaaaataaaagttatTCATTCCCTTTCAGTTTTTATTCTCAAAACGGATGTAACTCACTTTCTTTCTATAATAGATCAAGTTCAAAATG GATTAATATTCAATGTTCTCAAAAGTTTATATATGCCGATTATGGACAAACTTATAAacattaatgaaaaaattataatttttattgcaCTTACaaagataataaataatgaacaaataaaaagcAACCCGCTTATTGTTGAAATCCTTAATTTAttggataaaaatattacaaaaaatgaacttgttatgaaaaaaagtaaaGTACAGCAAAATCTTAGTATTGAGAAGGATGAAGTTGATAAAGATTTTGAAGTTACATATGTTAAATTgcaaatgataaataacgaaaatataaacgaaacg gTTTTGCGAGACATAGACATAAACACAgaattaaagaaaaatttgtataacCCCGAATTTATGCAAATTTGTAGTTCAAACTCAttcaataatattattcaaCTTTTTAACAACTAA
- a CDS encoding palmitoyltransferase DHHC6, putative gives MENIFIFGVITFRIVVLVTYIYLKNNYNILANINAYFLFYSISFLLYLLSSLCNPGYITACPTRYISRDIVDKFKKNIYNRKNTEKTQSFYNFPTSDEDKSTISNITSSAPSLALNIYDELTSLTILHNLPNDIVLTEKYIKKKEKYKKFNNLSSYIHNNYDKEQMTTFLVKNKYNKKNINTKLNKIYFEFFLKRKKKLSLYAKNIKKRKKKIYKYKPVFINNVNKINNTKINIFNKVTRKTTNIIKTETSKYYDSALYKINSSNIIFSKNIKHEKNSALTNPFHIYRDNVYQYNTKLNYCIQCDLVQMLRSKHCKYCKQCIKTYDHHCLWINNCVGENNRLIFFLYLYFENITIFLTLRHIIKVVYSLVTRTRYILLCWLVVLIFILAIFLIIIFFLALYHTHLCMVNETTWENLSRDILTEFENNKEKEKYNNTFFFISYTKNIFIYFFYLPIRFFIPTKIKKQLLLFIFHKIGINLGIDDEIIWRPTKNKRPKLLSNFFPNLYFASKNNFIKLVKKRIL, from the exons atggaaaatatatttatctttGGAGTAATAACGTTTAGGATTGTAGTATTagttacatatatttatttaaaaaataattataatatattagcAAACATAAatgcttattttttattttactcCATTTCATTCCTTCTGTACTTATTATCTTCATTATGTAACCc tGGTTATATTACTGCTTGCCCTACAAGATATATATCCAGAGATATAGTggataaatttaaaaaaaatatatataatcgAAAAAATACAGAAAAAACACAAtctttttacaattttccCACAAGCGATGAAGATAAGTCTACTATTTCGAATATAACTTCTTCGGCTCCATCATTAGCTTTAA ACATATATGACGAATTAACAAGTTTGACAATTCTTCATAACCTCCCAAATGACATAGTTTTAAccgaaaaatatattaaaaaaaaagaaaaatataaaaagtttaACAATTTATCTAGTTACATTCACAACAATTATGATAAGGAACAAATGACTACATTCCTAGTtaagaataaatataataaaaaaaatataaataccaAACTAAACAAgatttattttgaattttttctaaaacGAAAAAAGAAGCTTTCATTATACgcaaaaaacataaaaaaaagaaaaaaaaaaatatacaaatataaaccagtttttataaacaatgttaataaaattaacaacaccaaaataaatattttcaataaagTGACTCGAAAAAcaacaaatattattaaaacagAGACAAGCAAATATTATGATTCTGccttatataaaataaatagcagcaatattatattttcaaaaaatataaaacatgaaaaaaatagcgCCCTAACAAATccttttcatatatatcgAGACAATGTTTATCAATATAACACAAAACTTAACTATTGTATCCAATGTGACCTTGTGCag ATGTTACGAAGTAAACATTGTAAATATTGTAAACAATGTATTAAAACATATGATCATCATTGTCTTTGGATTAATAATTGCGTAGGAGAAAATAATCGATTGATTTTCTTTctatacttatattttgaaaatattacgATTTTTCTAACATTAAGGCATATCATTAAAGTTGTATATTCTTTAGTTACTCGAACCag GTACATACTTCTTTGTTGGCTAGTTGTATTGATTTTTATTCtagctatttttttgataataattttttttttagcatTATATCATACCCACCTTTGTAtg GTTAATGAAACAACTTGGGAAAATTTAAGTCGAGATATTTTAACagaatttgaaaataataaagaaaaagaaaaatataataacactttttttttcataagctatactaaaaatatttttatttattttttttacctccccattcgtttttttatacctacaaaaattaaaaagcaattattacttttcatttttcataaaatcgGCATAAATTTGGGGATTGATGATGAAATTATATGGCGCCccacaaaaaataaaa GACCCAAATTATTAAGTAATTTTTTCcctaatttatatttcgcATCTAAG
- a CDS encoding CSTF domain-containing protein, putative produces the protein MSNKNNCSLWIGNIPFDLSEKELQEILSKVGEVVNVRIKYDIDKNVSKGFAFCEYKDLETCMLALKYLNGYEIRGRKLKLYWATDESKEKANNSIFLSNGIYNNNIDKNKYDKKKDFFEKYINPIDLGTENGNLNFMTDYKNNYNSNISFPNNFEELNSEIDFINKNGIQNEGYTNVGTKYNPLKSLNFNVNKENDCCIIKEILTKEHIGNIMHTLTTSQIIYILSYFQKYCQNNMNNLKIFFQKNQTVAYALLHCLFLLNIINDYTMINNNIDIYVNEKAYINKSERALQMEKSNMKINVNNNYDNIEMKKGNINDDMYDSMNYSKNNNYIDAPFSNIYMNEDNAQVDKGLYNKNRDDGILKHKKNILSSTPSLGFNKKQKHSHSNNSSGNIVSKNKGNTLPSGLYGYKKGNNSNNSKYGSKYNFTHFNYNRNRIYNNDDNSNTDGFVSSYNNSFGTSISIHGKSQNKKSLYGNSNMNKYNNDLNYENNQFEKNIQTGALLNGANHSIIPEHMNNDIINNNYQSDYMSDYSHMDLSGKDGIEPNSGYYQNNSTGNNSSSNYMDKSNFQMGGGHFNELTQKKNMKIVNSIEGNNTKDGVIISSENDTLRIHDIHKIELKGLYNNNSGNMPSHVSNDEDVIYNNDNNKTERDLSNPVQNSNIILDPIYDTVDIPDDELVNVIIKDTNILKNILRSKIEDMKNWSDEQRIQVLSIQKALQLKGYSLK, from the coding sequence ATGtcaaacaaaaataattgtagTTTATGGATTGGAAATATCCCGTTTGATTTATCTGAAAAAGAATTACAAGAAATATTATCTAAAGTTGGTGAAGTAGTAAATGttagaataaaatatgacatagataaaaatgtaagTAAAGGTTTTGCATTTTGTGAATATAAAGATTTAGAAACCTGTATGCTAGcattgaaatatttaaatggCTATGAAATACGAGgaagaaaattaaaattatattggGCTACTGACGAATCAAAAGAAAAGGCCAATAACAGTATTTTTCTTAGTAatggtatatataataataatatagataaaaataaatatgataaaaaaaaagatttttttgaaaaatatataaatccAATTGATTTAGGAACAGAAAATGGAAACCTAAATTTTATGACagattataaaaataattataacagtaatatttcttttccTAACAATTTTGAAGAATTAAATTCAGAAATagattttattaataaaaatggtatACAAAATGAAGGATATACGAATGTAggaacaaaatataatccGTTAAAAAGTTTGAATTTTAATGTcaataaagaaaatgattGTTGTATAATTAAAGAGATATTAACAAAAGAGCATATAGGAAATATTATGCACACATTGACAACATctcaaattatatatattttatcatattttcaaaaatattgtcaaaataatatgaacaatttaaaaattttttttcaaaaaaaccAAACTGTTGCCTATGCATTATTacattgtttatttttgttaaatataataaatgattatactatgataaataataatatagatatatatgttaatgaaaaggcatatataaataaaagtgaAAGGGCTTTGCAAATGGAAAAAAgtaatatgaaaattaatgtaaataacaattatgataatattgaaatgaaaaaaggaaatataaatgatgataTGTATGATAGTATGAATtattctaaaaataataattatattgatGCACCgttttcaaatatatatatgaatgaGGATAATGCACAAGTGGATAAAGGtttatacaataaaaaCCGAGATGATGGAATATtgaaacataaaaaaaatattttatcttcTACACCTTCATTAggttttaataaaaaacaaaaacatTCGCATAGTAATAATAGTTCAGGAAATATtgtttcaaaaaataaaggaaaCACATTACCGTCTGGATTATatggatataaaaaaggaaataattcaaataatagtaaatatggatctaaatataattttactCATTTTAATTACAATAGAAatagaatatataacaatgaTGATAATTCAAATACTGATGGTTTTGTGagttcatataataattccTTTGGTACTTCAATTTCTATTCATGGAAAAAGTCAGAATAAAAAGAGTTTATATGGTAATTctaatatgaataaatataacaacGACCTAAATTATGAGAATAATCAATTTGAGAAGAATATACAAACGGGTGCATTACTTAACGGGGCAAATCATTCAATAATACCTGAACATATGaataatgatattataaataataattatcaaTCTGATTATATGTCTGATTATTCACATATGGATTTATCAGGAAAAGATGGAATAGAACCAAATTCAGGATACtatcaaaataattcaacAGGAAATAATTCATCATCTAATTATATGGATAAAAGTAATTTTCAAATGGGGGGAGGGCATTTTAATGAGTTAacgcaaaaaaaaaatatgaaaattgtAAATTCAATAGAAggaaataatacaaaagaTGGTGTAATAATAAGTTCAGAAAATGATACGTTACGAATTCATGATATACATAAGATAGAGCTCAAAGGGttgtataataataattctgGAAATATGCCATCACATGTTAGTAATGATGAGgatgtaatatataataacgataataataaaactgAAAGGGATTTATCAAATCCTGTACAAAActcaaatattattttagaCCCAATTTATGATACAGTTGATATTCCTGATGATGAACTTGTAAACGTTATCATAAAAGATACaaacatattaaaaaacattttacGCTCAAAAATAGAAGATATGAAAAACTGGAGTGATGAACAAAGAATTCAAGTGTTGTCAATACAAAAGGCTCTTCAGTTAAAGGGGTATTCCTTGAAATAG
- a CDS encoding apicoplast ribosomal protein S6, putative translates to MYHIMFLIVIFILTNPCKSFRVNKIERNPFIKNRENEKEKKNTSYFKNVQTKPQKIIKHNKLYGSFNDYIYKLLIKKFKKVKEKKDINIYKSLQSPKNAYNADILFSCEYTISEIKKKLSEYIYELKLVHAQNFKILYMGKRRLIRPIKKQFEAYYILFSFEVYPSIIRDIFNKLRSQNHILRLMITKDEYKTKNIEFKEDDSVINEMNKVEQSFFFKKSA, encoded by the exons ATGTACCACATTATGTTCttaattgttatatttattttgacaAACCCATGTAAGTCGTTTAGAGtcaataaaattgaaagaaatccattcataaaaaacagagaaaatgaaaaagaaaaaaaaaatactagttattttaaaaatgtgcAAACAAAAccccaaaaaataataaaacataataaattatatggaTCTTTCaatgattatatatataaattgttaataaaaaaatttaaaaaagtcaaagaaaaaaaagatataaatatatataaatcttTACAATCTCCGAAAAATGCTTATAATGCTGATATACTATTTTCATGTGAATATACTATAAGtgaaatcaaaaaaaaattatctgaatatatttatgagCTTAAACTTGTTCATGctcaaaattttaaaattctATATATGGGAAAACGACGATTAATAAGGCctattaaaaaacaatttgaggcatattatattcttttttcattCGAGGTATATCCTTCTATTATTAgagatatatttaataagcTTCGTTCACAAAACCATATACTCAG ATTGATGATAACAAAGGATGAGTATaagacaaaaaatattgaatttAAAGAAGATGATTCTGTAATTAATGAAATGAACAAAGTCGAAcaaagttttttttttaagaaatcAGCATAG